In the genome of Nitrososphaerota archaeon, one region contains:
- a CDS encoding phosphoglycolate phosphatase produces MEALNPKAFAVDVDGTITEDGGVVNLEAVFALRWMEKFGLRVILTSGRTPLELFALAIYLGTTRVIVGENGGVVAISPTTMALLADRSVCLEAYEILSRSIEGVKIKPVFPRFTDVVLERSFDIEAGRRVIEQHNLPVQLNDSKYAYHINQREVSKATGLMVALKHLTIDPEDTIAIGDSETDIPMFKLCGYSIALANAPTEAKLAAKHVTKSENGEGLVEALNHVAEEFFKVKIDRFNQD; encoded by the coding sequence ATAGAAGCATTGAACCCGAAGGCTTTCGCTGTCGATGTAGATGGCACGATCACCGAGGATGGTGGTGTTGTCAATCTAGAGGCTGTTTTCGCGCTAAGGTGGATGGAGAAGTTTGGTCTACGCGTAATCTTAACTAGCGGCAGAACCCCGCTCGAGCTCTTCGCCTTAGCAATCTACCTAGGCACCACCAGAGTTATCGTTGGTGAAAACGGTGGTGTAGTAGCAATCTCCCCGACCACGATGGCTCTCTTAGCGGATAGATCCGTCTGCTTAGAAGCCTATGAAATCCTATCTAGAAGCATAGAAGGTGTTAAGATCAAACCCGTCTTCCCAAGGTTCACAGATGTTGTGCTCGAGAGGAGCTTTGACATCGAAGCTGGAAGAAGGGTGATAGAGCAGCATAACCTACCTGTGCAGCTGAACGACTCAAAGTACGCCTACCACATAAACCAAAGGGAGGTAAGCAAGGCGACTGGGTTGATGGTAGCATTAAAGCACCTCACCATAGATCCTGAGGATACCATAGCAATAGGGGACAGCGAAACAGACATACCCATGTTCAAACTCTGCGGCTACAGCATAGCCCTAGCCAACGCACCAACAGAAGCGAAGCTCGCAGCAAAACACGTCACAAAAAGCGAAAACGGCGAAGGGCTGGTAGAAGCCCTCAACCACGTCGCAGAAGAGTTCTTTAAAGTGAAGATAGATAGGTTCAACCAAGATTGA
- a CDS encoding arginine--tRNA ligase: MSFREFKEQAKSTVEEALKKLDYPTVEFNISEPPEEQYGDLAANTAFTLAKHLRRPPLEVAKKIVSEIKLSEDSLIESVTADPPGYINFKLNYNLLAEKLLPNLRSSEQVKPINIGRGIKVTVEHTSVNPNKALHVGHLRNVAIGDVIYRLLKHSGYDVKVLNYIDDSGAQVADVIVGFLYCNFKPEAPQGEKFDHYCGDTVYVKVNEMYEQNPALLEKQKQVLKELEDQNSEVSRLAKKITTKIVEEQLKTCWRFGARYDCLNFESHIIHSRLWERLFEELKRRGIVKFVKEGRLKGCWIVEVEGEEEGEEKVLVRADGTATYVAKDIPYAAWKLGLVDDPFLYIEYVKQPDGTTLWATDLAQGCVKQDFYGAEKSIVVIDVRQSRLQRIIKSILKQIAGETVEERYVHLGYAVVSLSPQTAKEMGFTEEERLLHMSGRKGIYLNADDVLDTLKKKALEETIKRNPGENLKWCERVSESIAVAALRFDLLKQDLDKIVVFDLNKALRLEGDTGPYILYSYVRASRILEKASAEGLTPSTSKPTITQPSEKKLLKELSKFDLVVEEAVKTLSPKTLAKYAIELATLFNNFYESAPVLSCSDEEVRASRLMLVTAFKAVLGKTMDLLGLPVVERM; this comes from the coding sequence TTGAGCTTCCGAGAGTTCAAAGAGCAAGCTAAGAGCACTGTGGAAGAAGCGCTGAAGAAACTAGACTACCCTACAGTAGAATTCAACATCAGCGAACCCCCTGAAGAACAATATGGAGACCTCGCAGCCAACACAGCCTTCACCCTAGCCAAACATCTGAGAAGACCACCCCTAGAGGTGGCCAAGAAGATAGTCTCAGAAATAAAACTCAGCGAAGACAGCCTAATTGAGAGTGTAACAGCAGATCCACCCGGCTACATCAACTTCAAACTAAACTACAACCTCTTAGCTGAAAAGCTTCTCCCAAACCTGAGAAGCAGCGAGCAGGTCAAGCCAATTAATATAGGAAGAGGGATTAAAGTTACGGTCGAACACACGAGCGTCAACCCAAACAAGGCGCTTCACGTAGGGCATCTAAGAAACGTGGCTATAGGCGATGTGATCTACAGGTTGCTCAAACACAGCGGCTACGATGTGAAGGTTCTGAACTACATAGACGATTCTGGCGCCCAAGTAGCTGATGTAATCGTCGGCTTCCTATACTGCAACTTTAAACCAGAAGCACCCCAAGGAGAAAAGTTCGACCACTACTGCGGCGACACCGTCTACGTAAAGGTGAACGAAATGTATGAGCAGAACCCAGCGCTCCTAGAGAAGCAGAAACAAGTTCTAAAAGAGTTAGAGGATCAGAACAGCGAAGTATCACGTCTAGCGAAGAAGATTACCACTAAGATCGTAGAGGAGCAGCTGAAGACCTGCTGGAGGTTCGGAGCAAGATACGACTGCCTCAACTTCGAATCACACATAATCCACTCCAGACTCTGGGAAAGGTTATTCGAGGAGTTAAAGAGGAGAGGCATAGTCAAGTTCGTTAAGGAGGGTAGGCTCAAAGGGTGTTGGATAGTCGAAGTAGAGGGCGAGGAGGAAGGTGAGGAGAAGGTTCTGGTTAGGGCTGATGGCACAGCAACCTACGTAGCCAAGGACATACCGTATGCAGCCTGGAAGCTCGGCTTAGTCGACGACCCCTTCCTCTATATAGAGTATGTGAAGCAGCCTGATGGAACAACCCTCTGGGCGACAGACTTGGCTCAAGGCTGTGTGAAACAGGACTTCTATGGTGCGGAGAAGAGCATCGTGGTTATAGATGTGAGGCAGAGTAGGCTTCAGAGAATCATCAAATCTATACTTAAGCAGATCGCAGGCGAAACTGTGGAGGAGCGTTACGTGCACCTAGGGTATGCAGTTGTCTCACTCTCACCACAGACAGCAAAAGAGATGGGTTTCACAGAGGAAGAGCGCCTCCTCCACATGTCTGGCAGAAAAGGGATCTACTTGAACGCTGATGATGTATTAGATACTCTCAAGAAGAAGGCGTTAGAAGAGACGATAAAGCGAAACCCTGGGGAGAATTTGAAGTGGTGTGAGAGGGTTTCGGAAAGTATAGCCGTAGCAGCCCTCAGATTCGACCTACTCAAACAAGATCTGGATAAGATAGTCGTCTTCGACCTGAACAAAGCGCTGAGGCTTGAAGGAGATACAGGACCCTACATACTCTACTCCTACGTCAGAGCCAGCCGGATACTTGAGAAGGCTTCTGCAGAGGGCCTAACCCCCTCAACCTCCAAGCCAACTATCACACAGCCATCGGAGAAGAAGCTGCTCAAAGAACTCTCGAAGTTCGACCTAGTAGTTGAAGAGGCTGTAAAGACCCTTTCACCCAAGACACTAGCTAAGTACGCAATAGAGCTAGCAACACTATTCAACAACTTCTATGAGAGCGCACCTGTTTTGAGCTGCTCTGACGAGGAGGTTAGAGCTAGTAGGCTTATGCTGGTAACAGCGTTTAAAGCGGTTTTAGGTAAGACGATGGATCTGCTGGGTCTACCTGTGGTTGAGCGGATGTAG